A single genomic interval of Helianthus annuus cultivar XRQ/B chromosome 13, HanXRQr2.0-SUNRISE, whole genome shotgun sequence harbors:
- the LOC110901330 gene encoding histone-lysine N-methyltransferase 2D-like, whose translation MPSSSDTGVSDTLDPMAVVSDDEIPSERQIYTSDTTSTDDDDFQPFTLPDVGVELADGLPAGDLPLAVIPAPIPLAAYPAFNMPLDAVSDDDIDLFEADPPEADYEGGAPIAVDVLLPIAEAPTEELPTDSPVPDSFKSVASVSLHTQGVQHHSSDADPNMALSAAPAPSGEFEFDHEVDDDFDPVFPPDFDPDQDIEFIHLDHPLEAPVDPIDPLFDIPADLDMDPVDPEPVVAPGPVVAPDPALEHDPVHDDAPAIAPLVNDIPIADHPIVAPPLVDDPVVDAPLPDPMSVLFDRAPFAAHIDPRYADTHNGWIDDDDDYPPFVRPVTPPVAPVSAPTDIPLFPPHTTDAHRTDLPITILQDIPPPRPGEGSSRQPPVSAPHMLSSPFPFTPQFPHVTPPTAPPFTPSSEPFFMDYAPYHAIV comes from the coding sequence atgccatCATCCTCAGACACAGGAGTTTCGGACACCCTGGATCCTATGGCAGTTGTGTCCGATGATGAGATTCCATCCGAGCGACAGATCTACACATCAGACACCACCAGCACTGACGACGACGATTTTCAGCCCTTCACGCTACCGGATGTCGGAGTTGAGCTTGCTGATGGCCTTCCTGCCGGGGATTTACcacttgcggtgatccctgctcctataccTCTTGCTGCTTATCCAGCATTCAACATGCCACTCGATGCCGTTTCTGACGACGACATTGATCTATTCGAGGCGGACCCACCTGAGGCTGactatgagggcggggcccctatTGCTGTTGACGTCCTTCTACCCATTGCTGAGGCCCCTACAGAGGAGCTTCCTACTGATTCACCGGTCCCAGATTCCTTTAAGTCTGTGGCATCTGTGTCCTTACACACTCAGGGAGTGCAACATCACTCTTCAGACGCCGACCCTAACATGGCGTTATCAGCTGCACCTGCTCCCTCAGGCGAGTTCGAGTTCGACCATGAGGTTGATGATGATTtcgatcctgtctttccccctgatttcgatcctgaccaggatatcgaGTTCATTCACCTGGACCATCCCTTAGAGGCGCCTGTAGATCCCATTGACCCTTTGTTTGATATTCCCGCTGATTTGGATATGGATCCTGTTGACCCGGAGCCTGTCGTGGCCCCAGGGCCTGTAGTTGCTCCTGATCcggcattagagcatgaccctgttcatgatgATGCACCAGCCATTGCACCTCTTGTTAATGATATACCCATTGCTGATCATCCCATTGTTGCCCCACCGTTGGtggatgatcctgttgttgaCGCTCCGTTACCTGATCCTATGTCGGTACTGTTTGACCGCGCACCTTTTGCTGCTCATATAGATCCACGTTACGCCGACACCCACAACGGGTGgatcgatgacgatgacgattacccaccATTTGTGCGACCAGTCACTCCCCCAGTAGCACCCGTGTCTGCACCCACTGATATCCCACTGTTCCCTCCACACACCACAGATGCTCATCGCACTGACCTTCCCATTACAATCCTCCAAGACATACCGCCAcctcgtcctggagaggggtcatcgaGGCAGCCGCCTGTTTCTGCCCCACACATGTTGTCATCACCTTTTCCGTTCACTCCTCAGTTTCCTCATGTTACACCACCTACTGCACCACCCTTCACtccatcgagcgagccattttttatggactacgccccctatcatgccatTGTCTGA